The window GTCGCATTCTTCTTCTCGTTGTATACTTTTACATGACTGTCTCTTCTCTTCCACTCCTTCTCCATTCCAAGTGTGAGAGagttgagttattttatcattctCCTTCATTAATTCCACTAGATTGCCCTCTAGCTGCTTAAGTGAAGGATATATAATGGCTGCAAGATTTTAAAAAAACAGATGAAATCCTAGCACTCCCTCCGATATCATTTTATTATCGTCAACTGCAGTTGAAAAAGGAGAAAAGTAGTAGTATCATGAACTTGATTAACCAACTTCTAACAATCTCAAATTTACTTTTTATTTGACTAACTTTCTCTTGTTTTTCTGTCTCCTCCCAACCCTTATAGCATCTAGTCTAGAGAATAAACCAAACAAGGAAAGAATGCAAACCGTAGAATTCTCTAATTGTGGCTTTCCTTTCTTGTGGGGAGATTGTTGGAATTCCATCAACATAGACCTGCAAGGATGACTAGTTTAAACATAAGGTATAAAAGCAATACTGAGAGAATATATACCCTTTGAGAGGTGAAACAAATGACAATGACAACTCTAAAGGATCATTTGGTTCACAGACAAAGTTATACATTCGGGATCATAATGACGGGATTAACAATCACAGGAATATTTTTTGTTTCATTGCATTAAGTGAAAGTTTATAAATTTACCCTTGCTTTTAAAGTAAAAAAAGTAGAAAGATGAGATCAAGGTTTCTGGATTTTTAGGTGTTTTATTCCCGTATAAGTTATTTCATGTTGGATTCAGTATTACACAGTATTAAGTGATACTGAATATTATATGTTAGATCCTGGTATCCAAATTAAATGAGCATGCATTTAAATATACATTGAAGTAAAAATGGAAACTCACCCTGTAAACAAGAATGTGAAGGAGGCCTAAACAAGTTGCAAGATTATCTAAGCAACTATAGTCCATCCATTCTATGAGAAATAGCAAGAAGGGGGCAAGAAAGCCGTAGGAAACTTTCATCTGAACACAATCCCCATCGAGATCCCGCGGAAGAGCTGCTGCCCTGCAAAACCCGTCTCATGAATTGATAACCAGCTATTCTTGAAACAATTGTTGCATGTTTAACAAGAACAAAGATAGAAAAAAAAACAAGTAAACAGTGGGAGGAAACTTAAACCACCTCAAAAGCAAATTAACCTTAGCTAAAGGACTCCAACATGAAGTATaatctatgttgctcggactctcccaAAATATCGCTAGGTACATGtcagatcctccaaaagtagtgcatttttgaaggatccgacacgggtgcggcgatattttggagagtccgcgcaacatagAGTATAATCGATGGTAACTTTAAACCATATCAGAGGTTTAAATTTGGACATTTTCTCCAAAGTATTTTGACATGCTGGAGCTCCATATAAGCCAAGCGCAAATACAAAATGATTTGCTAATGTTAGAAGTACCCAAAGTAAAAGAGAGATAAAATTAAGATATTTCATATAGTAAAGAGGCAAACTAGGTCCTTTGCCCTACTTCATAAAGCTTGGAAAATATCATATGTTCAATTATTATTCTTCAATTCATGTTTGTTAACATTTCAAGATTGTGGCAATTGTGGCTATAAATCTGAATCCAAATTTAAACATCAAACAAATAGAAATGGGAAATGGTTGTTAAAAAAGGAAATATTTCGGCTTGAGCTACTTTAGTAAGTAGTAAATTTGCACCAATTTCAATATCAAAAAGAAACTATCCAACAATCATATTGATGTGCAAGTTCAACCAACACATAAGATGCAGAATAGAAAATTGATCAGAAATAACAGataagaaagagagagaaaaaagagaCAATTTCTTAATTATATAATCAAACTCTTGAGTGATCAACCACAGAAAAAGGGGAAGAgaagaaacaaaaagaaagagACTTACATAGTATTGGCATGTTGAATATCAGCTTCAAGGGCTTTGATGGATTCTCTAAAGGAAGAAGATTTCTGGGTCTGATTTTGCCACATTTATTCTCACCTTTTTGCCTAAAGAGAATAGTAGTAGGAGTAACAAAAAAGAGGGTCTTTTAGGATGAtgctttaaataaataaatagctaAGGAGGGAAAAAGGGGTAGTTGGTTCATGGTTGGATAGCTTAGTGGCTTTAACTTACCTTCTTGAAGCCTGAAAGTAAAGAAAAGGATATCTTCAATGTGTCATCTCTTATGTGGCTTTCCTAATATctcaatcttttttttttttcctttcttgacTCCCTCTTGCCTACTCTCTTTTCTTAACATGACATTAGTCCGTGATAGTGCGAAAGCGAAAGATTAAAGTCCAGTTTGTCCataaaaaaaaatcttaaaaatATGTTTGTCTATGAAATATTGTACTTTCTTGCAGAactttttgaaaataaatttttcaaaaaccaaaaagtGATTTTGATCACTTTTACAAATTTTTCAGAATTTTTTTTCCCCACTCACAAAACTGTAACATAatttcaagtgaaatgcatgttcaaacataatttcaaattacaaataccatttttcaactaaactccaaatactacttttgttttgttaaaaattacaatttttatgtccaaacgcctactaaagCATGTTAGTGTGACGAcacgataggtcattttgagtactagccttaattTCTGTGTTTCGAGACTTCTcatagcttcatttgatattAATTGACTTGTGTGCGTAGTTCGTGTcgcttttcgaaaagcttttatgtgagattttgaagaaaacgaAAATTTTGACTTAAAATGAAGCTAGAGTTAATcacgatcaatatttttggtaaacaacctcggatcggtattttgacgatttcggtaggtccgtatgatatttttagacttgtacgcACGTTTGGTTGGGTCCGGAGTGACCCAAGCACATTTCGGTGCATTATGTGAAGGATTGTAAAAATTGAGTTTAAGTTAaaattcttgttatttgatgatcgattcttgttgtttgatgttattttgatgatttagtGTAGTGAGCAAGTTTGtaggatattattacacttgtgtgcatgttcggattggagcccgaggagctcgggtgagttttgaatgtGTTACGGATGGGTTTGGAACTGTTGGTGCTCACTAGTTGCTAGTACAAgcctgcagatctcgcatttgtgagcctcgcttttgcggtcAAATGATCGCCTTTGCGAAAATGGGCTAGGGGTTGGTACTTTTGCAAAGAATAGTTCGCCTTTACGAACTGAGctagagtcgcatttgcgaagaatagtTCGCCTTTGCAAAACATTCGTGTGCATTTGCGATGGAGGgaacttcacatttgcgaagggtatgtcgcatttgcgacaatagTGGGTCTGTTGCACTTGTCACCTTTGCGATCAGTGACATTTGCGGACATCGCAATTACG is drawn from Nicotiana tomentosiformis chromosome 12, ASM39032v3, whole genome shotgun sequence and contains these coding sequences:
- the LOC104092920 gene encoding E3 ubiquitin-protein ligase AIRP2-like, encoding MWQNQTQKSSSFRESIKALEADIQHANTMAAALPRDLDGDCVQMKVSYGFLAPFLLFLIEWMDYSCLDNLATCLGLLHILVYRVYVDGIPTISPQERKATIREFYAIIYPSLKQLEGNLVELMKENDKITQLSHTWNGEGVEEKRQSCKSIQREEECDICMETGSKVVLPNCGHSMCAVCFHDWYIRSQSCPFCRGSLQRVSSGDLWVLTSDCDVVDSTILGQENLRRFYLYIDKLPLAVPDTNVMLYDYMI